Part of the Lotus japonicus ecotype B-129 chromosome 6, LjGifu_v1.2 genome, TACTAATttgtttatttatattttctgtgGAATTTCATCGGCGCAATTGCATGTCCAATTTTCATTGTATTGTGGATTTTATTTTCTCGAAAACTTCCACTCTTTGCAAGGATCTGAGACTTGTTAGCTTGTTACTCTGCATTGTATTTACAGGGTAGATTTTCTATGGCTATTTGGGACATGTTATCAGTTATAGGAGCCTGACTAAGGATTCCATGAACTTCTACAATTTTCTAATTATGTACGGTTTATGCTGCGTgcatttcttttgtaatctcTCTCCCCCTTGTTTGGAGAAGGGGGAGGGCACAATGGTGTTGAATCTTCTTGCAAGCACAAATAGCTTGTGAATTCACATATTAGTATTTGTATCTCATGTATCCTCATTCTTCAGCCTGTAGAAAAGAGTTTCTTTTTGTTAATGCCTGAAGGTCAgtcaatcaattcaaatattGTATTTGCATACCTTATTTCCCTGAGGGTTTGTTTTGATGAGAGAATGGAGGGAATAGAAAGGCTATTGATTAGCTTTTCACTTGTTTGAGTTTTATGAAATGAGAAGGAAATGGGGAATTTTAAAGACCCTCCAAAACCGTTCACTTTGATTGTACTGAAAGGAATGGATTTGCATTCCCTCGTTCAGTTGttctgttcttttttttttctttttttcaatcTACTTGATTTACTGGCTAACTCAATGGAGTCTTTGATCACTTGTTTTTTAGTAGTTGTGCGCTGGCTTTGTTTCTAATTGTAGAATCGTAATGCAGAGTACAGTTTTGGTTTTCCTGGTAGTGGCCAATATGAGGTTTAGAAGCATCTAGGAGGAGAAAACAAATTTCTTGTTTTAAATTTAACTTATATGTATACTTGGATAGCCAGTAGGTTAAAGAATTTTCTTTGGCAAGGATAGTTGGTGCCTTGTTCATTGATTGGAAATTCAAATTTTGTTTAGAATGGTTTACTTATCATGAAACATTGTTTAGTTTGGTTTACTTATCAGATATTAACAGTGGGGTATACTGTCCTACTTTTCTGATCTTAGtgaattttttcttcaaagaacAATTGACAGTTTTTTCTTATAGAAGAGCTCAAAGATGTGCATCTTCAAGgtgttttttttgaaacttgaaTACTAAGTAGTACTTTACATCATTGAATGGTGTTTGTTGACTGATTACTTGCCCATGAAATCTATAAGAGAAGTTACTGTATGGAAGGCTTGGGTTTTGACACTGAATGGTCTTGTTTTGTATTTTCTGGAAAGCAtagtaaaatagaaaaagaggagagggggggggggggggggggggtgggggTGGGTGTTTGCCTGTTTGGGGTTGCTTAAAACAGTTAGGGTTGGTTTATGTGCTGCctgaaagaaaagaagagtgAAATGGGGAGGAATGGAACTTGAAAATATTgccttatttattttatctttctgtAGATATTTGGCTTGTTCTGTGTCCCACAAGTCCACACACATACTACTAGAGGCGATCGCCTATAATTTCTGTTCAAAAGTCTTCCACTGTGATTGTACTGCTATTGTCTTCGTTGTGATATTGAGTGAGCTAAATATTTGAATGCCTGTTTATTCATGTCTACATGGAGTACATTATGTACTTTGTCCTTTTGATTGCTATCATGAATTGGTTTCGCAGCAAGGAGGTTTAAGTCATTCATTGACTTGTCAGAAAATATTATTGGGCCTTTTATCACaatttttagtgttttttttttaacttatttcTATATTTCCATTATCTCTCTAACCTTTAATTGAATGCTCCTTCGTTTCTtgtatgtttttattttgtaggtATTGAATAATAGACAATTTTAAAAGTATAGATTTGTAGTTTTATTGTTACTTTATGCTTGAGCCAGTAATCCACTGTTTGGCAACCCTTTCATCTGAATTatatttgatgattttttttcaaatgattCTGAGTTAAATTATGAGTACGGCCAAACAACACTTACATTCAGGGGGAGATAAACCTCTTAAGAAATGAGCAATACTAGATGCTTCGGTATAAAAGAGATACAAAACATAGCATGTTTGCTCAAAGTTCCATATAGGCTCAGCTTGATAGTTTTATAACGATTTCAATTCGGGTTACCATAACAAATATACTTCCAATTATGCTAGAAACACTGGTTTCCTGTCTCAATGCGGCTGAACCCATAGCACTTCTTTAACCTTTGAAGTTTCATTGCTTCCATTACTTGTTCTTTATGAAGCCAATGACCATGCTCAGCATAAATCATATTCAACAATGTGTAATTAGCAGCATTATCTGGCTCTGATCTTATAAGCTGAGGGCCTAGCATTTCTGCAATGTCTAGTCTTCCATGAAGCTTACAAGCCGAAACAAGCGAGCTCCATATTCTTGTACTCGGTTTCATGGGCATCGTTCTCATTATTTCCAAAGCATCTTCAACCTTGCCTGACCTTCCAAGAAGATCAACTAGGCATGCATAATGCTCTATAGTTAATGGAATTTCATAATCTGCATTTACTTGCTTGAATACCTGTTGTCCCTCAGTCACAAGGCCAGCATGATTACAAGCAGATAAGACTGCAAGGAAGGTGAGTGCATCAGGTTTCACTCCCCTCTCTTTCATTTCAGAAAACAGTTTAAGAGCTTGTTCACCATGTCCATGAAGGCCATAGGCACTGATCATAGTACTCCATGAAATAGAATCTCTATTCTGCATTTCTAGGAATATCTGGAGAGAACCCTCAAGACAACCACATTTGGCGTACATATTCATAAGTGCATTACTTAGAGAGATGCTAAAACTGAGGCCAAATTTCAGTATAAAGCCATGAAGTCCACAACCATGCTTTAATGAAGATAAGTTTGTGCAGGCAGAGATCACTGCCAACAAAGTCACATAGTTAGGTTCAGTTTCCTCAGTCAGCATCTTATTAAATAGTGTCAAGGCTTTGTAACTATCTCCTCTTTGAGAATAGCTCCCAATGATTGAACTCCATAGCACCACATCTCTGAAACTAGACCTTTCAAAAATTTGCTCAGCAAGGTGCAGTGATTCTCCAGATTGACAATACATATTTATAAGAGCTGATGAAAAAATATGACTCGACTCAATCCCATGACGGAATGCATAGCCATGAATCTCCTTTCCATGCTTAACAAATCCTGGCTTTGCACAAGCTGGTAACAGAGCAATTAATGTCACTCTATTTGGGTCAACTCCCTCAACCTGCATTGCTCGAAAGCGCGCAAAAGCTGCGTCGTAATCTAGATTAGCAATGCATCCAGATATCATAGCAGTCCATGAAACCTCATTTTTCACCTCCATCCCATCAAACACACGTGAAGCCATCAGAGCGTCATCACATCTGAAATAGAAATCCACAAGAGCTGTTGACAGAACCACTGAATGCTCTACCCTCCCATCCACAACAACAAGAGCATGAATCTGCCTTCCTATCCTTGAGCCCATTTTCCTCCCACACAAGGACACCATGCTAGCTAACAGCTCTGGCTTGGGAACAAGACCAAGCAAATACACACCTTTCAACATTTCCAGAGCTTCTTCCAAGCACCCATTTTGCAAATAAGCATTGATCATGGAGTTCCAGGAGATGGGGTCTCTGTGGGGCATTGTGTCGAACACTTGCCGTGCTGATTGAATATCCGAAAACTTGGCGTACAAGGAGATGAGGGAATTGGAGACAACTGGGTCGGAGTGGGAACCGGTGGTGAGAGCCAAGCCATGAAGGAGGGTGCCTAAAGTATGAGAATGGAGAGAGGAGCATGCTTTGATGACTGAGGGAAGAACAGAGGAGATGGAATGGGGGGCAGAAAAATGGAGCTGTGTGAAAAGTTCAAGTGTTTGGTGATAAAGACCCTGTGATATCAAGCTTTTGATCTGTTGGGAAGGTGAAGGTGTGGGGGATACAGTAGCTAAAAAGCGACGGGTAAGGAAAGCCATGGAGGATTCAAACTCAGACTCAGAATCATTGTGTCTGCACTCTGCACCAAAGCTTAGCTGCTTGTGTTCTCAGGACTATATGAACATGATGATCACATGTGAATGTGAAAATTATACGTAGTAAAATGTTTGACAGAAgtttgtttcaactttcaaatcATCGAAGGTTGATAATGATGGGTTGAAAACTCTTTTTCTTACATGAATAGgtttttttttagtaaactAGATATTCTATATTGAAACGTAGAATTTAAAAGACGTCTCAAAAGCACATTAACGGTTCAATTAGACATTTTTAACCATTGCGACGGATATGCGTTGGTTGTTCTTTTTAGCAAAGATGTTTGGAATAACTATAAATACTCAAGGGGTTGTTTAATGACATTTACAACGTGTGAGAGTAAATCTTAAAAAGTGACACAACACAACTTATTTGGCCCAACTGGAATTACAAATTGTGTGTCATTCAAGTAATTTCATATCTTGATTTCACCAACGCCAAAAGACATTCATCACCGAATTGACCCTTTTGACGTCGATAAAGTCTAAGCTTCCTTAAAAAACACAAGTAGGAGCTAAATGTCAGAGTTACAGATTCTGCTTAAATTGTTCTATCTTCGTCCTAATAATATCTTTTCCAAATTAGTGATGAATCACAGAAAAATAATGTAACAACATAATCTTTTCAACCCTCTCTGCTCTTATTATTGGAAATTCATATACGTTCTAGCAAATTAAAAGTGCAACACATAATTTAGTGAACTCTACGCAGAATTCAACTAATAAAGCAGAGTCGGTTTTTTTGTGAATTTAAAACAGAGTAGGTTGATAATGTCTGTTCAGTGGGCTAATATTGTAGTATTTCATTGAAAAAGACAAAGCATGAAAATATTAATAGTAAGATTCCTTACTATTTACGTGGGTCCATTAAATCTATTTTTTGTCttgtttatttattatcatGACAATCACTTGACACTTATTAGAAATTAACATCTGTGGATACAAATCAGCTTTTGATTCAATCATTTGCTAAAATTTGTTTCCTATACTGTTTATGAACAATCATGTAGAGGTAGATCGATTTCTACATTTTTACGGAATATGGAATTTCCACTGCAGTCTGCAGAATATCCAACAGAATATAAGAAATACATGAAGGaggcatatatatatttttttgaaaggatgAAGGAGTCATATTAGATCAAGATTAGTTCGCATGGAATAGTGAATACTTGACTAAGTAGTGATTAGTGAGCAACGTTATTTGCATTTctaaaaacataaaagaaagaCACAGATTCCTGCCTATTATATGGTGGACTTTTTTGTGATATACTCTGTGGCCTATTGATGTTgtattacatcacattttttcGTTGATGGAGGACTGCGACACTCTTCTAGATAACATTTGTGTTATTCCTTCTAGTTAGCTTGTTCGTTGATGGTTGCTTAACTCGCTTTCGCCTAGCAACTTGTTGGATGCCGATGGCCTTATTCGTAATTCATCCTTTCGCCAAGCTTTTGGCCTTGAAGCATGAGTTGTTATTGACTTAGAACTTAAGTCACTATCAGATGATTTGTGTGTAGAtaatttgtgagagtgattctttCATTAACTATGACAACAATATACTAGCTTGAACATTTTTTCTTTATAATTATCATCCAAGATAAAAATATACTAGTTACAAAAAGTAAAATACAATTATTAACGATCTCATTTGCATTGaagttaaaatttattttctcatcgatttatttaatttataattttgatCATTATCTATCttattaattaactaa contains:
- the LOC130726714 gene encoding pentatricopeptide repeat-containing protein At4g31070, mitochondrial; translated protein: MAFLTRRFLATVSPTPSPSQQIKSLISQGLYHQTLELFTQLHFSAPHSISSVLPSVIKACSSLHSHTLGTLLHGLALTTGSHSDPVVSNSLISLYAKFSDIQSARQVFDTMPHRDPISWNSMINAYLQNGCLEEALEMLKGVYLLGLVPKPELLASMVSLCGRKMGSRIGRQIHALVVVDGRVEHSVVLSTALVDFYFRCDDALMASRVFDGMEVKNEVSWTAMISGCIANLDYDAAFARFRAMQVEGVDPNRVTLIALLPACAKPGFVKHGKEIHGYAFRHGIESSHIFSSALINMYCQSGESLHLAEQIFERSSFRDVVLWSSIIGSYSQRGDSYKALTLFNKMLTEETEPNYVTLLAVISACTNLSSLKHGCGLHGFILKFGLSFSISLSNALMNMYAKCGCLEGSLQIFLEMQNRDSISWSTMISAYGLHGHGEQALKLFSEMKERGVKPDALTFLAVLSACNHAGLVTEGQQVFKQVNADYEIPLTIEHYACLVDLLGRSGKVEDALEIMRTMPMKPSTRIWSSLVSACKLHGRLDIAEMLGPQLIRSEPDNAANYTLLNMIYAEHGHWLHKEQVMEAMKLQRLKKCYGFSRIETGNQCF